In Microplitis demolitor isolate Queensland-Clemson2020A chromosome 10, iyMicDemo2.1a, whole genome shotgun sequence, the sequence ttatacatataagcCTATATATGACCAggtttaattatatataagtctatatataattagatctgatcagatctaactGATGAAAGCAaggtataatcatatataagcctatatatgatcaggtttaattatatataagtctatatatgattagatctgattAGATCTAACTGATGAAAGCTaagtataatcatatataagcctatatatgatcatgtctaattatatataagtctctacataattagatctgatcaaaTTCAATGATatgaaatctataaatatttaattacgtaggggaaggggggggggcaagcggagtacttaaggaaatactatgGTTCCAAGGATTTAAataccctcgcggttttgaatcaccctaaaaacaccctggaaacacggtggaatcacggtggatccacggcggttacacggtgggtttttttatcatgttatcaccgtgattccacgatggttacacggtgtacccaccgtgattccacgtacaccacgtaatcaccgtggatataccgtggaatctcggtgaatacatcgtggaatcacggtgagtATGACGTGTAACCATCCTGGaaacaccgtgtaaccaccgtgtatacacggtgataaaatggcacaaactcaccctgtaaccaccctggatccGACATGATTCCAACGTGCTTCAACTCCCAGGGTGTTTTCAGGctgtttccaggctgattcaAAACCGCAAGGGtacgctaaatctttttgtttttaatgatatgcgaagtaaataaacaaaaatttcagttgacgttgaaacaaaaaattttcacttcgGTGGGCAAAATAGGGTATCCCCTAAAAAaggcccaaaaaaaaaaattcttcatatcaaaaaaaaattgatcaagttaaatttttttgtaagtaatttctATAACGAAACATTACATCTTACACGATTACTGGATGCAAAAgcagaaaaaaatcttttcactggtttttaaaagtttaacaaaaatatttaaaatattactcaATTATGTTTAcgaaagtgattttggaataattaaataataaaattttctcttatgaaattttgggggtaccccgTTATACCTAACCTACCCCTTTTGCGCCCCAATCCCCTACatggataaatatatatatatatatatatgaaataatgtgacaattttaatattaatgttattaaatttttattttgtcaactatcaatcaaacttaaatccccattacttgaaaaatattcaaaggtttcggcagcaattcaaaagtataagtcgatatcgatttatatatggatatttacaagtttatagataaaaagatttgattatatatcTATCTGATGAAATCTATCGTAATTTAGATACAAAACTAAATTCATCATTAGGTGCATTATTCAAGTAGGATGtatcaatttgattatttgagtCGTTATATCATAAACTTTTCTTGATTGCAAGTTCATAACAGACTAAAGGATCAATCTACCATTCAGCGATTACCAAAGTCAAGCAGCATCGACGTGGACCCAATAATTGGATGGGTGACCCCTTAGTACAAAAATAGTTAACcgatagtaattatttttttttttccaatttaaatttaacccgCATTTATATGAATGAGGACAATCAAtcctaatttaattacttgattaattattttcagatattttcaatgagcttttaaaaatgactatattcgttcatgcatgattatatctaatcTGATGCGTGATTATATctaatatgattatatatgatcagatctggccaattttcagatctgattatacatggattcatatataattatacaaaatctttttttatcgggttaagaaacaaaaaataaatgaatgaagaaaatttttttttattatataagagaacatgataaatgatgattttaaacaaaattatggttgcttaatattaatattgagtaaaaaagaaattgttaGTTAGCAAATGCgctgtttaataataaaaaaattttttcaagaaacaatttttttcttaaaaatcgttattttcattaagcgttttttttttttttttttttttttttcaaaaaaaaaaatttactaaatcttattaacaatgcatttgtttataacaattatttaaacaatgcaagcaaatttctttttaattattgttatgtaACTTTCAACAATGaataaaccataaaaaaaaaaaaaaaaataaattttattgattcccctatttacgttttttatttttcaattttttagattgttaataaagaagtgaaaaatcgaaattttttaatttttctaacggCGATCTTTTCCAAACCCATTTAAGAATAGTTCCAAGAAGTATAGAAAAATccggagtttttaatttagaaagaaTCAGGGTTTTTATGTAAACTtttaacaagtaaaaattaactaattaataacagcatagttgattaaaaaattgggataaaaatatttttctgtagattattattgatttatgtgTTTAGAAagtaccaaattttttttatttcttaatatttgaatttcatcGACTCTGGGCCCATTCTGAAAAACCTTCGATTTCATCCTGCACTTATTTTGAGCCcattttgaaaacaatttgATATCATTCTGGACTCACTTTGGGTCCATTCTGAAAACATTTCGATTTCATTCTGAATTCACGTTGGGTCCATTCTAAAATCACTTTAACCGACTCTGGATTAACTCTGAAAACACTTTTGTTTCACTCTGAAAAAAGGGCATAAATCCACTCTGGAAACATACTGGATTTAGAATGTTTACATTCTGACTATAATTCCTGAGTGTTTCTAGAGTGGGTTGAAGGTCGCAAgggtatatatttttaaagattgCTATTCGTTTGAAATATGAGTGCTCTGACTCTAGTATAGACACGTGGTCGGCTCGCGCGGCCCAGGtaaacacacacatacacacatttGTCTTTGAACATGTACTTGGCATGAGATACTACCGTGTCTTCAAATACGATCAACTTAGCCGATGCTACGGTAAACCTATTGTAACATCCAGCCCTTTTATTTTACATGAAATTATTCGTTTACGGgcaaaaaaacattcaaactACCATAAAATATAGTAAACTCCACGTAAAAAACCATAGCCACGAAATATACAGAGATGTAACAATCcgtaaaatacaataaattcatCGTAGAATATGATAAATCCACCATAAAACAGTTGGGGAATCCAGTGTGGAATATAAAAGAACCACTATAGGACAACAGGTAAATCGACTATAGAATAAGCCTAATCCGCCGTAGAACTGCAGAGTATCAATCGTTAACTACGGTAAATCACCCGTAAAATACGGTAAATTCCGATAAGCTGGCCTTTTTACGGCGAATTCCCGAATTTTAACGGTAAATCTGCcgtaaattacaataatgatACCGTAAATTACGTTAAATCGGGATTTTACGGTGGATTACCGTAACTTACGGTAGATTCACCGTGAATTAGGTCCGTTAgggtattttattaaaactaactcattaaatctgaattttttaatctacCGCTTTTTTTCCTTAGCCTACCGTTTTATTTAAGTGGCGCTACCACTTTTTTAAAGACAGGGTCTGGCAACACTGTAGATCTTCGCAGTAACAATCTAGTAGGTATGTAACTAATGTGTATCGTCACTTTAACGATAGTATACTTGTAAGAACAATTTTGTTCACTGTGTAAACGTATACAATAAAAGAATACTTTTAGTAAGTTTCAACCTCTAGCATAATCGGACATGTGTCAATTGATCTGATTATTGATTTGACTCAATTTGATacactgaatttaaaatttgtctaaaTACTAACCTTGAACATCTTCGAAAAGACTCACAAGAAGGCATCCAATCCTATTTACACTTCTTCTCATTGTTGGCTGTAAAATTCCAATTGCTGGATAATGTATTATACCTCGATCAAGAACCATCATAATGAGATTACGTTTAGACACACTACTGAAACTTCCATTATCTGTTTTCCAATGGTAGAAAACTTTGATAATATTGCGGTTGACATATGAAATTGGTAAAGCACTATCTCTCTGTAGATCATTGTTTATTGGATCGTATCCACGAACTTTTAATTGTGATAATTTTGTATCtctaacaatttttaagtaatgattattagttaaaacagtgatttcaattatttatcaataaaaactgAATGAACTTCaaagtaaaactaaaaaaaccaTTAATTACTTTACAATACATAGGCCTGGTGCTaaaacaattttcggattaaTGAGTGCACCTTGACAAATATATtcatactcattattttttctcgaaGAAAATGTGCGTTTAAAAATGCCTACAGTCCATCCAAAATTGTTTTCATATGTTTTTACATCAACTGGATTTATTGCGGGACGGAAATGATCCATATTATCAGCGAAAACTCCGATAATATATAGTTGTAATGTCACCAAAAATAGAAGCAACATAATGTACTTTCTATTCTTACTGCTCGAAAATgaattcattataaaaaaagaaaattagtttcatttttttcttattcatcCGTGATTAAAGACTATGGTATTGAATCATTCGAAAGGGTTCAATTTTGAATCGTGTATTAAAGTAttgaatcatatttttttttgacataaattttgaaattaatcttTTTGATTCGTATATGTAAAGATATACCGAATTATAAAAACAGATAATGTTATTTTACGATTCAgaattatagaaaaatattctaCTCTCCGAAGACTTCATATGACTTTAATcacaaattacaaaaatactcGAATTTTCATTCTTTCTGACAATTCATATGATTGATAAATATCTTACTCCTTAAgcattttcaaattgttttatatcattaaataatctttaaattactgttcacccgggaaaaaatgatcagattTGATCCGatatgaacaggcatgagtcttcaggtctgatcagatatgaaaaatgacCGGGTCTGACCAGACCTGGCCAGGCATGTTCAGGTTTGAGCAGGTATGTTCATGTCTGTCCATGCCTATcctggtaaaaaaattatagaaaataaatggccctatataattatatataattatgtataactatatacaattatatataattatttctataattaaaaaaaaaaattcggacGTGTGCAGGATTTGAACCGTGGACCTCATGCTTGAAAATTAAGCCCGCTACTCGTTGACCTGAGAGATTGACTTTGAAAGTAAGTTTTGTATGAACTTGAAGtgataaaaatcttatatatgatagattcttggtcgacaaaattttatatcttatacatgatagatttttagtcaacaaaattttatatctaatttattaataattgatttatagtaatataaaattatatataagttagatataattataacaacgttagttatatatgattataactaagttctttatatttaattataactaaaattttaaatttattcccaTATAACAGGCtggatcagacatgaacagacatggGCAGGTATGATTAGGTATaatttcaggcctgatcatacattAACAGGCATGGCCAGATCTaatttcaggcctgatcatacataAATAGGCAAggtcaggtctgatcattttttcctggGTATActctgataattaaaaataattgaactcaatattttaaagGACCTGCTTTAATCCGAGATTTCGTTAATCTGGGATTAAGAGCCAGTTTTCAAACCAGGTTTATTTTAGAGGTGGGTAGTTCCGGACATGTATAGTTCCATGAACTATGTCTTCTGTCAGATACGTATCCGATCGTTCTTCAAAATTCACTTTAGTATACTCACTAGTTCTTTTTGTCCGCCATTGCTATCATTACCAACAAGCAGTCAAGCagcagaataatttttgattggtgattttttatggaatttaGAGTTGCATACCAATCATAATTCATTCtctatttagtataaaaaatttagagcgaTCAAAAAGCACCCTCAGTGCTTTCGTGCTTGAGGTTTGCAATAATATAGTTCGCCGTGAATGCATCTTAAACACATAGCTCGCATAGCATAATGTTGTGTatactgaaatattttatatgtatacgtTCTAAATACTGAATCTTCATGAgaattaataacattaaatagTTCCACGGATACAATTCCAGGAACTAGTTCCTTTTCGCTCCGGAAACGTTCCAGGTTCAATCCGGAATGTTCCCGGAACTACCCACCTctggtttatttataatctgggtataaattattattgctgatatatctattattaatgtagataaatcaataatgTATAGATTAGGGTGCTCCATTtgaaacaatcatttttttttttagcgaacacaagaaaattttgttatttatgttaagagaaaaattctctgaaaattttagcttttaattttaattttaagtacttccTCTCGAGCACCaaagttttcccatttaaaaagcatgtaaatcgaataacttttcttttaaattactacAACTTAGCCTGGTTTTGAGCTATTGGTTTGAAACAAGTTCTTATTTGTAGAGTAATTGTTGCTTTATAAAAGTGTATAAAACGGTTTTGGTCTTACTCGATCTATGTCAATTGTATCAGCTCcaaaagtcaatttttcacttttttcatttatttttgttaatagtgaagAAATGGCTCATCCCAGGTAGGAATCGCCGAGGATGACTATAGGCCGAGCCTTGGCCCTGTTGTCACTTGCCAAGCTTCGGCAGCTGACCATTGGCCTAAGCCTCGGCCAGGGCTTGGCCCGATGGTTTAATTACGTTTAGCCAAGCCTTGGCAGCTAACCATTGGCCCAAGTCTAGGCCGAGACTTGGTCCATtggtttcattaaattaagccGAGCCTTGGGTAGTGACCACCGGCCCGAGTATCGGCCAGGGTCAGGCCCgacagtttaatttttgtcaagcCGAGCATTGGCAACTGACCATTGGCCAATGCCTCAGCCTgggtcaaatttttatttaatattcaaattatcaactttacatgtatatatatatatatatatatatatatatatatatatatatatatatatatatatatatatatatatatatatatatatatatatatatatatatatatatatatatatatatatatatatatagagagagagagagagagagagagagagagagagagagagagagagagaagacCAGGTCATAACGGTTTACCGACTATacgattaatatcaataatttccatttGATTAGTTACTGATATGTACAAAACTTTAGTAAACAtggagtttttatttttggcgggcaaaatggggtaccctttaaaaaagttgaaaaaaaaatttctacatgaagaaaaataacatttcacaTCATTGGCCTAATAAATCGTTTCCCTTCGATTAGcttaattacttattgttattcaataagaaaaaaacaattctatattttttctttgccATTATTTCGAACCCAAAAAAcgtatttttgtattttttagattacagattatttagcattatttcaaaaattttatcagttaataaataaaatattattctcgaatatttttagtggctGAATTTGCCCCAGGTGCCATGTGTAGGGCTAAAAATGCGCAAATGTATCGGATTTATAgcaattagacaaaaaaaatttttttttttttttaaatattttgggaGTACTCCGTTTTGTCTGCTCTACCCCCTTTTCCTAATAATGCTACTTGATCTTactcttaatttattcatttatatcaaatcatgaaattacaaattaataaatgtattccATTACTCAACAGACAATTTTAAGTTCATTAGAGAAAACTACATGTCGCCTCATCTTTACGATCtaatattttcgaattaaaatgtatttaaataatttaaaaagcaaaaaaatcatgattatCTGGACATCAGATTTAGCACAGTGAATACCGTCCTGGATTAGTAAACAGAAGAATCTCAGTTCGAACCCCAGTAGCgcccaaataattttattcgttatttcCCATTAATTCAGAAATTAGTTAACTACACTCCGATGTAATGCCGATAAAAATgtgatcaaacttttttttaattatatttattaatttaaataataatattttagatcgAGCATTGGGCGAGCTTCAGATTTTTTGCTTCCCGAGGTTTGGCCGAggcttgattttttgtttcccaAGCCTTGGCCAAGGCTCGATTTTTCGTTTTCTAAGGCTTGGCCCAAGcctgttttttttgtttgccaaGGCTTTGCGACATAGTTATAATCCTAGGCCTCGGCCAATCCTTGGCCCGATGTTTAGCCAAGGCTCGCGCCAAGGCTCGGAACTCCGGCATGACGACTGGCCAATGCCTGGTCCGAGCCTTATCCAGCGGTCCTTTCCTACCAGGGAtatcttacaaaaaatatgcataagACCAATCTTTTAGGGAATTTTGTCCTATACAAAATTGCTCATGACACTTATCGTCCCCTTTCTACGTAAACCTCGTATCTACAAAATCGTATTTTTTGgtaagtcaataaaaatatatttattattacttacattttgtagatagttaaaataaattagaaatttatactctttatttattactttgatAGAATTGAACATAAATTATACCAGCCGCATCGATATgctcgttttatttataagtttgtGTAGAGACGCGTTCTTGTCTCAAATATCCCGGTAACTTTATTGTAGTTACgagtttatgaataaaaaaaaatttttttcctataagatcactgaaaaaaatttttttgcgccaGATTctcaactaataattatttcatatgaAAGAGgaggggggcaaaatgggtccCTAAAAATTTTGGATGCCTCAAAATATTTGGGAGCAAAATAGggagaaaaaagaaaagaaacaattgagtaactttcatttaaaaaatgcattaaatgaatttaaactattacaaaaaataaagagaacatcatattatcaaaatttcaataataaataaaaataattttttttaagcttagtcAGGGCCATATATAGTACTGGATAGCTTtgagtaaaagaataaatttcgatttccAAATGCATGTGGTGGCCAAGCGGGCTAAAGCACTTGATTCGAACTGTTTTCAGAGCTTCAATCGAAGGGTCGTCAGTTCGAGTCCCATCACatgttggaaaataattaaagatttcttctttaccgaagttgaaaaataatataccgtaGACTCTGGTTATATAAGTTGTATTTCTGTCTATACTCTTACTTacaggaaaaaatgaaattgacgtGAGAGTGAGTAGAGCGTCCGAtgtaacttataaccagagtctACTGTATAACTCTCAGTGGGTTAAAATGAGTTGTcaactagtaattaaattatttttttaaacaaagaaataaatgattttgttttcttattcaattcaactgaaaataatttcaaaatttaaattattccaaataatttttaattatctcagGAAACAGAAATATACGATAtttctctcattttttttattattatctcatagaaCCCCATAAGTATGTCGCCTACGAAttaacgtaaaaataataaaactatctgctcattcatttttatacagCGGTAAGAGTGGTATAAACTTGTACCCATAGAATCTTATAAGAAATTGAcgcattacaaattattatctcatagatTCCCATAAGAATGTCGCTTACGAATTcacgtgaaaaaataaaactattttcccattcattcttttataacaaaaaaaaacaagacgTCTATATTTCCAATTGATTCTTTTACGAAATGTATAAGTACGACGCATTCCTaatcattctaataaaaatgtGAACATGTACAACAAGTTTcatataagaatgaatgagacaTAAGTTGAAggatttggtaagtttttatCGGATTATGCTCGGGTTTGAATATTCTCATAGGTTCTAATATGaactatcatttttcgatgggACACTTTAccgattcattctcataaaaattgttttatgagaatctatcggattttttaagcagggtatacacatatataaacttttgaaccaaatGTATTTTCTGACTCAGCTCGACAAGCTGAGTTGAGACATAACAAAATTTCTCGAAAATTCCATTATGAGggcaaatacaatagttagatttctatgaaatctactaaaaagtGAGGGAACCTACATAGGTTACGTCATTTGAGAAATTGAGGCCTCAATCTGgagcagtaaatttttttataatatgagGATTTTAAGGTCcccggaaaatttttttatatgtttagtcctcaattatgtaaaattccCCATAACTACAACATTGAGGCCTAAACTGGACTTACTTTCCACACAGTTCTCA encodes:
- the LOC103578260 gene encoding uncharacterized protein LOC103578260; amino-acid sequence: MLLLFLVTLQLYIIGVFADNMDHFRPAINPVDVKTYENNFGWTVGIFKRTFSSRKNNEYEYICQGALINPKIVLAPGLCIVKDTKLSQLKVRGYDPINNDLQRDSALPISYVNRNIIKVFYHWKTDNGSFSSVSKRNLIMMVLDRGIIHYPAIGILQPTMRRSVNRIGCLLVSLFEDVQGLIVHKLDAIYTEISQCQSRSFIEPTNNAEFTETSRTTLCTPFSKPNEQALPLGSTLICRYNEDPGSYFLTGMLLDQNQYWTKLVKLENTASWINKTLNEYKINIKIYTE